A stretch of DNA from Nitrospira sp. KM1:
CACATGAATGTAGTCGCGGATCGTTCCGTGTGTTCCATACAGCGTGATGACATCTCGGCTGAGGATGGAGGCAATGGCGGCGGCAATGAATCCCTGTCCGAGAAACGGCTGTTGATGCTCACCGTAGGCATTCGCCGGGCGAACGCTGACGACGGGAAGGCCCTTGAGGCGGTGGAACATCCCCGCATACTTCTCAATCGCCAACTTGGTCACACCATACGGCGAAATGGGATCGGTGGAGTGATCCTCTGCGAGCGGAAGCTGACGTGCCGGACCGTACACGGTTCCACCGGAAGAGATCACGACGAGTTTTTGAATGGCATAGTTGCTGGCCACCTCAAACAGGCTGACTGCGGCCGGTAGGTTTCCAAGTATGTCTCTAATGGGATCATCGATGCTGGTGCTGGGAACACTCGCATACGACAGGTTCACCACGGCATCCATGCCGATGAGGACCTTTCGCAATGTCTCCTTACGGCTGTAATCTCCAACCACGTAGCGAACATCTTTCGATAAATGCCGCGGCGCAGGTCGGGGATCTAGGACCGTCACCTGTCTCCCCTGAGACAGCAGCGCATCGGCCACATACACGCCAATGAAACCTCCTCCTCCGATGAGACACGTATGCTGCATGTCAGTCGACTCCAGCAACGTTCATTGCCATCCGGCTCCCAAACGATCGAGAACAGACGTGATGCGACCAATCGAGCGATCCAACCGCCTTCCGCGTATAAACCGTCGATAGTGCGGCTTGATCTCCTCGAGCCGGGAGTCCGCTCTTTCTTGAACCAATGGCGAATACCCGTGATACGAGACCGAGAGTGCGTTCACCATGTCAGCCATCACACGTGAGATTGCGCTCCATCTGACATGTGTATTGACCCTCGAATACTCCGCGTGATTGAGAGATGCCAAGTCGGTGATTGCCGATTGCTTGTCCTCCTCCTTCAGCAACCACCGAATGTTTTCAA
This window harbors:
- a CDS encoding NAD-dependent epimerase/dehydratase family protein, whose protein sequence is MQHTCLIGGGGFIGVYVADALLSQGRQVTVLDPRPAPRHLSKDVRYVVGDYSRKETLRKVLIGMDAVVNLSYASVPSTSIDDPIRDILGNLPAAVSLFEVASNYAIQKLVVISSGGTVYGPARQLPLAEDHSTDPISPYGVTKLAIEKYAGMFHRLKGLPVVSVRPANAYGEHQQPFLGQGFIAAAIASILSRDVITLYGTHGTIRDYIHVEDVACGIVAALETGTPGETYNIGSGVGRNNRDILDALEPYARSLGIPFHVNTLPSRKFDVEANVLDSAKLRSATGWTLRVPFDVGIRRTWQWFVENKHQWMEKKTGTR